The segment aaaataacaaaaattaaattatagagaCATTATTCTAAACGCTGAAGGTCTCAACAGActgtaaatgtttgtaaaatgttttacatgtttcgtatgttccttcagagttgaagataattacttcctagtccaaacctcccgcaggacgacgggggatgggagcgggcagggtttgaaccctggaccattgataaatctgaacgacagtccagcgcgcaaaccgcacgaccaggcagccatcctgtacAACTGTACACACTAACATGGTTGACAAGATAATTTAGATGTCGTACACTATGTGTGTACAAGTATGGTACAGTTGTGTTTGTGATGATGCCTATATAGCCTTGTagtttgtgttgtctgtctgactTTGACAGATTCACTCCctggagatgtctgggtttcttgtgCGGGTGTATTTCAATGTGACTAACCAACAGGACAGACGACACTCACGATTGACAAGTATAGAGACGAAGTCCAAAACCGTTGAACACTAGAACAAGATTTTTCAcaaatttatattctaattaaaatcaaagtagattctagatctgtggcattttacgtttcgagagacgatcttttccctttgcaacttcttgtgtgactaaagaggccaatccttgatacacagctgcgatcgcaggtgtgggcatatataatcaccaggcgccgttgcattttcacccttctttctgcttctgttgtgtatgacatctgcaatctgtgacccttcctttatgctctctctccatgtggatctatccagtgccacctcttcccagttgccagtgtcgattttgaagagcttcatgtcgcgtttgcatacatccgtataacgtaatagtgggcgaccagcggctctcctgccttctattagatcgccatacaggatgtcctgtggaagtcgacctactggcattctacgaacgtggccaagccagccaaggcgtctgctgctgataacagagcggatgtcctggcacccttctctttgtagcacttcctcattggttatcttatcttgccaccttattttaaagatccgcctaaGGCATCGGAGGttgaagacattcagctttttttcctgccattaGTAGGTTGAACATGTTTCACTTcctacagcaaggtgctcaacacacaggtcctgtagactagggctttagtactgctagtcagcaatctagaattctagatatcTAGAGTTTCAATTTCTAGATCTTAATCTacacttaaagtgtagatttcgatttccaaatgtctagatcaatattgcaatgttataaaatattaaaactaatctactatttttaaatttaattttgctttcagtctattgatagattatctagccttttttttaacgtaaatcttatctaaaatacatctaaattattccaaatttagattttagattttaaTCTAGTAGATATAGGCGGTTCCGTTAGGGATcagacgggggccgcctctgagtttgtgtgataacacaaactctctttgtaatcgtGTTATCAcgcaaactctctttgtaatcatgttatgtttatatttagttaattttgtatgtatgtatgaacaactagctgaactttccaagatattttttctacttcattactaaaccatgagataccacctgtgtggaagtcatctataattgtacctgtgccaaaggtttccaaaccgaaggaaatgaatgactatagacctgtttcacttacttccattgtgtctaaatgtttagaaaaaaaattggttaaaatgtttcttctgaatgatctttgtaataagttagaccctttacaatttgcttaccaaaagggtaaaggtgtagacgatgccatcctaaatattttaaattgtgtctacaaacatctggacttaccgaacacttatgtaagattgttctttattgatttctcatcagcttttaacactatacaacttcatttactcattgaaaagatgaaagcgttgcagattaatccatacataatactatggccaatgaatttttgacccagagggttagggtaaacaatgttatatctaatgaacgcatagttaacacaggggcgccccagggggctgtgacatcgccattgtggttcattttgtacaccaatgattttcaatccgatagttcttgttgctccttcacaaaattcgctgatgatgcggctcttcttgccctgctctcagagagctcagacgtaaatgagtatttcaaagaattagaacacattgaggaatactgtaaagataattttttattattaaatgtaaaaaaaaaacaaagaaatgataatcgattttcgcagggacaagaaggaaaatgatattgtttctgtagctggagagactattgaaattgtgcaaacctttaaataccttggtactatcctagacaataaactaaattttactgcaaatactgattatatcagcaaaaaagggcagcaaagattacgactactaagaaaactgtcctcgtttaatgttagcgaaaaggcattggctatgttttatcacgctcacatctgcaatattttcagtttcaatatctctgcctggtatggcaatctgagcattaaaaataggaataaactttattagaatcctaaatgctgctggcaaaatcattggcaaaaaacaaaccccatttgggcagttgtttgagacaaacatctataaaaaaagctaacaagatcctcgaaataaagaatcaccctttgtgtcaggattttgtgattttaccatcacaaaagagatacaagacaccgatagcaaagacacaaacactcttttgttcccctggcaatcaaatcattaaataagaacaatctggtataaactttgtcacatgtaaattatgagtgagtctggtgtgaatgtacactttggtttcttatagttataatgttttttgtttggtgtaatgcacaaattgcaagacaaatttccttacggataataaagattattattattattattattattattattattattatgtatgtaAAAAAGAGAATAAAGTCTTGGAGCTCTaagagtattttttatatttgttttcttgttagGAGAGAAGGTGAGTTAGCTtattaataaaattagttgacTACACTTTATGGACCATGAGTTACAGCCTCTTCATTTCTGTTGGTGCGTGGCTGTCGGGTGTAAGCGAGTTATCAACATAATAACACGACTATTGCTGCGGCGGTAACGAGGGAAACAAGAACTGCCATGCTGTGGCTGCTGACAATTTCACTGAAACCATTTGTAGGTGTTGACAGAATTCCTGAGGCTGTTGACTGTGTTGGTGAATAGTCCATAGACCACCACGGAGTTACAGAAGTTGCATAGTCCGTTGATTGGTTCTCAACATCTGTTACAAGTATCAATCACACTGGTGGATCTGACGGGAATGGTTGGCTTTGATTTGTTTCGTAGATGACAAAAATAGTTTCTCTATTCGTCTCGGTAACAAAATACTTGACAGTTAATAGCAAGATTTATTGGAGatgtagttgtttttatttgaatggGAGGCGTGTTAGCATAGTATCTATACAATGGCAAGTAGTTTATTAAAACAGTCGACTACACTTTCTGGACCATGAGTTAAAGCCTCTTAATTTCTGTTGGTGCGTGGCTGTCGGGTGTAAGCGAGTTATCAACATAACAACACGTCTATTGCTGCGTTGGTAACGAGGGAAACAAGAACTGCCATGCTGTGGCTGCTGACAATTTCACTGAAACCATTTGTAGGCGTTGACTGTGTTGGTGAATAGTCCATAGACCACCACGGAGTTACAGAAGTTGCATTGTCCGTTGACTGGGTCTCAACATCTGTTACAAGTATCATAAACACTGGTGGATCTGACGGGAATGGTTCAGTTTGATTGGTCTTGTAGATGACATAAATATTTTCTCTATTCGCCTCGTCACACCATTTTCCAGAACTTTCATTTCTggaattaaatttataaactaCATTCTCCGGTGACAAAGAGTATTTAACAATAGATACGTATATGTCCCAGTCAAATAGTTGAACCCATTTCTCAGAGCGCAGCTTGTAAAATAAACACAGTTGTCTCTCTTGCAAAACCTTCACAAACATTACCTGACATATTTGTCTAATGTCTATCCCTATATTAGGAAACTTGCTGTATACTCGCACTCTGCTGTTAGCTATTCTAACCTTATTGCCACAGAAGCGT is part of the Biomphalaria glabrata chromosome 10, xgBioGlab47.1, whole genome shotgun sequence genome and harbors:
- the LOC106056732 gene encoding uncharacterized protein LOC106056732, translated to MWFNNSSMVSKGRQHVNSLLTWKVLIFCVVSLGTCVVSGICQFKNVTKVSRLDPPRPVLAYYISRFTTDFKCLLLQFIADKETGKVCFQDEGNSMKIDNTNIELKVYDGGAETLLIKYTREFIGYREYCSTSQSLEFFFRRLNNDSPLYPDLLYINIQVIHIESVFRVVFMNERFCGNKVRIANSRVRVYSKFPNIGIDIRQICQVMFVKVLQERQLCLFYKLRSEKWVQLFDWDIYVSIVKYSLSPENVVYKFNSRNESSGKWCDEANRENIYVIYKTNQTEPFPSDPPVFMILVTDVETQSTDNATSVTPWWSMDYSPTQSTPTNGFSEIVSSHSMAVLVSLVTNAAIDVLLC